The Actinomycetota bacterium DNA window GAGTCAACCCTGGTCCAGGGTAAAAAGCTGCTGAAGGCGCCCCCCTCGGGCGGCTCCAGCCCGATCCCGGTGACGCGGGCATTCAACTGCTCGAGCAGCAGGCACAGCCACGAACCCTTGAACCCGGTGTGCCCGGTGACCAGGACCCGCCGCCCGTCCCAGAACGCCGGGTTCACTCCCACGTCCCGTGCGTCCACGGGGCCTTCCCGGTGTCCCACAGCTCCCGCAGGTAGCGGACGTCACGCAGGGTGTCCATGCAGTGCCAGAAGTCGGAGTGGGGAAAGGCCATTACCTGGTCGGTCTCGGCCAGGGTCTCCAGCACGTCGGTCTCCAGGCTGGCGCCGTCGCCCGAGATCATCTCCAGCACCTCGGGCTGGCAGACCATGAACCCTCCGTTGATCCAGCCCTCGCCCAACTGGGGCTTCTCGGTGAAGCGGACCGCCGAGCCCTCCTCGAACTCCAGCGCCCCAAAACGGGCCGGGGGTCGCACGGCGGAAACCGTGACCATCCTGCCGTGCGATTGATGGAAGGCCAGAAGTTCTTTCAGGTCGATGTTGGACACGCCGTCGCCGTAGGTCAGCATGAACGGCTCGCTCCGCAGCCACGGGGCCAGGCGACCGAGGCGCCCTCCGGTTCCGGACTCCTTGCCGGTTTCGACCAGGTGCACGGTCCACTCCTCACGTTCGCCGCCGTGCCTGGTGACGTTGCCATCGGGGAACTCGACGGTCATCGACCCGCTGAGCGCCAGGCAGTCCAGGAAGTAACGCTTGATCGACTCCCCCCGGTAGCCCAGGGCCACCAGGAACTCGTCGAACCCGTACCGCTCGTAGTGCTTCATGATGTGCCAGAGAATCGGGCGCCCGCCTATCTCCACCATCGGCTTGGGGCGGGTCTCGGTCTCCTCGGCGAGCCGGGTGCCCTGGCCCCCGGCGAGGATTACCACTTTCATCGCGCGGCCCCCGTCCTCAAGGTTTGATCAACAGCCCCTGGCCGGTTGGCAGGGTGGCGATCTCAACGTCCTGCTTCGCAGCAAACTTGTCCAATGCAACCTTCTGCGGCCGGTAGTGCGTCCAGCCGTAGTCGTCCAGAAGCACAATTGCGCCCACCGAGAGCTTAGGCCAGAAGAACTCTAGTGCGGCCACCTCGGGAGCGGCAATGTTCATGTCGAGGGAAAGATAGCTGACCGCGTCGATCTCGACACCGGTCAGGGTGTCCGGGACCCGTCCCCGGACCAGCCGGACCCCGGGGTACGGCTCGAAGTTCTTGAGGGCCGTCTCGTAGGAGTCCTGGGCGTAGTACATCCGGTTCTCCTCGGTGCGGAAAGGGGTCTCCTCCTCCGCCATCTGCTCGTCGGGGATGCCGGTGAAGGTGTCGAAAAGGTAGAAGGCCTTGCCCGTTGAATTGAAGTCGATGTAGTTGCAGATCGCCAGTGAAAGTCCGCCGGAGTGCACCCCGCACTCTACGAAGTCGCCCGGCAGATGCGCGCCGTGGCGGGCTGCCCAGCATGCGATGTGCACCCGCCAGGGCATGTCTATGACGTTGTCGGTTCCCGGCCAGGTGAACTGAAGTCCGGCGTTCAGGCCCGCCTCGTTGGCCTCTACGAACCGCGGCTCGGTCAAAAAGTCCACATTCCGGCCGCCCATCTTCATCGTCCCGTCGTCGTAGGAGTCCTCCCCCTCGTAGGCAGACTCGGCTAAGGGCGGGGCAAACGGGCCGTAGTCGGGCGACGAAGGCGCCGGCCGGCTCCGGCGGAACCTCTTCATCGGAAAAGCCTTGAGGGGACCATTCGTTCTCCTGCTCGAGTGCCGGATCGCACGTGCGCCTGCAACCCGGGGCCGTCGCTTAGACTACTTCGGCGCCGCTCCGGGCTGCGCCCAACCACTTGAGTTGAACCTTTAGGAACCGGGAAAGTATGCCCAAGTTCTCAATTCTCCTGCCCACCCGCGAGCGCTCGGACACCTTGCGCTTCGCCCTGCAGACCGCGGTCGCGCAGGACTTCGGCGACGTCGAAATCCTGGTCCACGAAAGCGGCAACGACCCCGGCACGGCCGAGGTCGTCGCCGAGGCCGGCGACTCCCGCACCCGCCACGTCAAGACGGTGGAGCCGGTGGCGATGAAGGAAAACTGGGAGCGGGCAGTGGCGGCCGCCACCGGGGACTACCTGACGATCATCGGGGACGACGACGCCATCCTGAGCACCGCCTGCAGCGAAGCCGCCCAGATTCTCGACCGGTACCCGGTGGACGTGCTGACCTGGCGCCCGGCGGCCTACTTCTGGCCGGACTCGGCCATCACAGTCCTCCAGAACCGCCTTCAGGCTTACCTGCCCAAGACTTCAGGTTTCGAGCTTCAGGACCCCCGGGCCCTGCTGCACCTGGCCTATCACTTCCGGGAACACCACTACACGATGCCCATGATGCTCCACTCGTTCGTCGCCCGGCCCCTGGTCGACCGGGTCATCGAGGGCCTCGGGACCTACTTTTCTTCGGCCGCCCCCGACATTGCTTCCGCCGTGGCGGATGCCTGGTTCGGGGAGTCCTGCATCCTTTCGCACCGGCCTATGTCGATCTCGGGCATCTCGCACCACAGCACAGGGTCCCGAATGCACTTTAGCCGGGACCCGAAGCTGAGAATGCAGGCGGAGCGGGCTGCGTTTG harbors:
- the rfbF gene encoding glucose-1-phosphate cytidylyltransferase; the protein is MKVVILAGGQGTRLAEETETRPKPMVEIGGRPILWHIMKHYERYGFDEFLVALGYRGESIKRYFLDCLALSGSMTVEFPDGNVTRHGGEREEWTVHLVETGKESGTGGRLGRLAPWLRSEPFMLTYGDGVSNIDLKELLAFHQSHGRMVTVSAVRPPARFGALEFEEGSAVRFTEKPQLGEGWINGGFMVCQPEVLEMISGDGASLETDVLETLAETDQVMAFPHSDFWHCMDTLRDVRYLRELWDTGKAPWTHGTWE
- a CDS encoding TylF/MycF/NovP-related O-methyltransferase, whose product is MKRFRRSRPAPSSPDYGPFAPPLAESAYEGEDSYDDGTMKMGGRNVDFLTEPRFVEANEAGLNAGLQFTWPGTDNVIDMPWRVHIACWAARHGAHLPGDFVECGVHSGGLSLAICNYIDFNSTGKAFYLFDTFTGIPDEQMAEEETPFRTEENRMYYAQDSYETALKNFEPYPGVRLVRGRVPDTLTGVEIDAVSYLSLDMNIAAPEVAALEFFWPKLSVGAIVLLDDYGWTHYRPQKVALDKFAAKQDVEIATLPTGQGLLIKP